The Bradyrhizobium sp. WSM471 genome includes the window GTTGAGGTCGTTCTTCTCGGGGACGATGCGGTTCTCGCGGAGATATTGCGCGACGACCGGAGCGGGGATGCCGTGATCGACATAGCCGCCGGTGATGCGATCGAAGCCGGGCGTGAGCAGCGTCAGCTTGTTCGGATCGGTCATGGCGAAGCCCTCGCTGAGGCCAGGGAAGCCATGCCAGGCGCTGTCGGGGGAGAGCTGCCACAGCGCAGGATTGGTGGCGAGCTCGTCGGTGGAGAGTGTTTCCCAGGCGACGTTGTGCGAAGCGCCGGCGTGGCTGACATCGGGAATGGCGACGCGATCGGGGACGAAGGGTTCGAAGAACCAGCGCCGGTCCGGATTCTGCTCCTTCTCCTCGAACTCCCTGCGCATCGCGCGGATCTTCTTGCGCAGCTCGATGCCGAGCCGGATGGTGTCGTCCCACAGCACTTCGCCGGAGCGGCCCTTCATCATCTGCGCGCCGACGTCGAGCGAGGCGAACAGCGGGTAGAATGGCGACGTGGAAGCGTGCTGCATGAAACTTTCATTGAAGCGGCGGTGCTCGACGCGTCGCTTCTGGCCGCGGATGTGACGATCCTTGATGTGGATTTGGGATGCCTGCGAGAAGCTCGCAAGCTGCTTGTGGGTCGACTGCGTCGCGATGATCCCGGGTGCCTCGGGGGGAAGGTTCGCCAGCCCCATGGCGAAGCGGCCTGCATAGAGCGGGTGGAACTTCATGAAGCCGGCCCAGGCCTCGTCGAACAGGATGTACTCGCAGAGATGGCCGATGCGCTTCAAGATCATCTCGGCGCTGTGGATGGTGCCGTCATAGGTGCACTGCTCGACCACGGCGACGCGGAACGGCCGTTCCTTGCGCCAGGCGTCCTTGTCCGTGACCAAGGGATGATTGCGGATTGCCTCGCGCAAGGTTTTCTCGTCCAGCATGTCCCAGCGCATCGGGCCGATCAGGCCCCAGGCATTGCGGATGGTCGGCACGTAGACCGGGACGCCGCCATTGATCATCAGCGCGCCGTGATGGGCGGCCTTGTGGTTGTTGCGGTCGAACAGTACGAGATCGCCGTCGGTGACGAGGGCGCCGAGCGCAACCTTGTTCGAGGTCGAGGTGCCGTTGAGCACGAAATAGGTCTTTTCCGCGCCAAAGATCTGGGCGGCTTCCTTCTGTGCCTTCAACGCCGGTCCTTCATGGGTTAGGAGGTCGCCCAGGTCGAGCACAGAATTGTCGAGATCGTCGCGGAACACGGACTCGCCGA containing:
- a CDS encoding Orn/Lys/Arg decarboxylase N-terminal domain-containing protein, which gives rise to MDYFKRFNFLFAAPVFDADDLEGVRFNQIIEEIQRSGFEVVRARKLEDAEMAVQTDAAIGCMVVDWGKKGLEGKTSALINLMRRRGLDFPIILLIRRKRFEDLPVEVLDFIDGYVFLSEETPTFIAKNLISRLKQYAETLKTPFFGALVDYAEEGNQLWTCPGHNGGVFYNRSPIGRVFVEHLGESVFRDDLDNSVLDLGDLLTHEGPALKAQKEAAQIFGAEKTYFVLNGTSTSNKVALGALVTDGDLVLFDRNNHKAAHHGALMINGGVPVYVPTIRNAWGLIGPMRWDMLDEKTLREAIRNHPLVTDKDAWRKERPFRVAVVEQCTYDGTIHSAEMILKRIGHLCEYILFDEAWAGFMKFHPLYAGRFAMGLANLPPEAPGIIATQSTHKQLASFSQASQIHIKDRHIRGQKRRVEHRRFNESFMQHASTSPFYPLFASLDVGAQMMKGRSGEVLWDDTIRLGIELRKKIRAMRREFEEKEQNPDRRWFFEPFVPDRVAIPDVSHAGASHNVAWETLSTDELATNPALWQLSPDSAWHGFPGLSEGFAMTDPNKLTLLTPGFDRITGGYVDHGIPAPVVAQYLRENRIVPEKNDLNSLLFLLTPGVEASKAGTLISGLVAFKRLHDDNALLADVIPEFSQRRQARYAGVRLRDLCGEMHRFFRAADVSALQARQFMPEHMPDIAMSPRDAARYLFRNDVDYLPIEAITGRIATTPFVVYPPGIATIVPGERLTERAKPMLDYLKMFETCFNTFPGFDVEIQGVYKEIDAQGRIGLYTYVVTE